The following are from one region of the Chitinophagaceae bacterium genome:
- the tgt gene encoding tRNA guanosine(34) transglycosylase Tgt, which yields MFFELQHTDKKTSARVGRIQTDHGIIETPIFMPVGTAGTVKAVHQKELESEINASIILGNTYHLSLRPGLEVLKNAGGLHKFNGWNRSILSDSGGYQVYSLAHKRKIKEDGVMFQSHIDGSNCFFSPENVIKAERIIGADIIMAFDECPPYPAEYTYAQKSMELTHRWLDRCVDTFENTEKEYNYQQFLFPIVQGSIYEDLRKQSAEYISNKHSVGNAIGGLSVGEPAYQMYKIIQLVCNILPQNSSRYLMGVGTPQNILEAISLGVDMFDCVMPTRNGRNGMLFTQNGTINIKNEKWKHDFSPIDTEINSPVSSFYSKAYLRHLIIAKEILGYQIASIHNLSFYLWLVKTARIQILNGTFLDWKNAMLPLLSKRI from the coding sequence ATGTTTTTTGAATTACAACATACCGATAAAAAAACAAGTGCGAGGGTTGGGAGAATACAAACGGACCATGGAATCATAGAAACCCCGATTTTTATGCCCGTAGGAACTGCAGGAACGGTGAAAGCAGTGCATCAAAAAGAATTAGAATCGGAAATAAATGCTTCTATAATCTTAGGGAATACTTATCATCTCTCTTTACGACCTGGATTAGAGGTTCTTAAAAATGCAGGGGGACTACATAAATTTAATGGATGGAACAGATCCATACTCAGTGATAGTGGTGGTTACCAAGTATATTCCCTTGCTCATAAAAGAAAAATAAAAGAAGACGGTGTGATGTTTCAATCCCATATTGATGGTTCCAATTGTTTTTTTTCACCCGAAAATGTTATAAAAGCAGAGCGAATTATAGGTGCAGATATTATTATGGCTTTTGACGAATGTCCTCCTTACCCTGCGGAATATACTTATGCCCAAAAATCTATGGAACTCACCCATCGTTGGTTGGATCGGTGCGTAGATACTTTTGAAAACACCGAAAAAGAATACAATTATCAACAATTTCTCTTTCCTATAGTGCAGGGCAGTATTTATGAGGACTTACGCAAACAATCAGCCGAGTATATAAGTAATAAACATTCCGTAGGTAATGCTATAGGCGGTCTTTCTGTAGGAGAACCTGCATATCAAATGTATAAAATAATCCAATTAGTATGTAATATTCTGCCTCAAAATTCATCCCGATACCTTATGGGAGTAGGGACCCCTCAAAATATTTTAGAAGCCATATCCCTTGGAGTAGATATGTTTGATTGTGTGATGCCTACTCGAAATGGTAGAAATGGAATGCTTTTTACCCAAAATGGAACTATTAATATAAAAAATGAAAAATGGAAACACGATTTTTCCCCTATAGATACAGAAATAAACTCTCCCGTGAGTAGTTTTTATTCCAAAGCATATCTACGGCATCTTATCATTGCCAAAGAGATTTTAGGGTATCAAATTGCTTCCATTCATAATCTTTCTTTTTACCTTTGGCTTGTAAAAACCGCTCGTATTCAGATACTTAACGGAACTTTTTTAGATTGGAAAAATGCGATGCTTCCCCTTCTTTCTAAAAGAATATAA
- a CDS encoding energy transducer TonB, with product MQAFYAFIEKNLTYPKEAKRMTIEGKVFVQFVVDEQGSLTEVEVVKGIGAGCDEEAVRIIKNQPTKWTPGEQRGKPTKIRMILPITFKLR from the coding sequence ATGCAAGCTTTTTACGCTTTTATAGAAAAGAATCTTACCTACCCTAAGGAAGCAAAAAGAATGACTATTGAAGGAAAAGTATTCGTTCAATTTGTAGTTGATGAACAGGGTTCTCTCACGGAAGTGGAAGTAGTAAAAGGAATAGGTGCAGGATGTGACGAAGAAGCAGTAAGAATTATTAAAAATCAACCTACTAAATGGACTCCCGGGGAACAAAGGGGAAAACCAACAAAAATCCGTATGATACTCCCTATTACTTTTAAATTACGATAA
- a CDS encoding FKBP-type peptidyl-prolyl cis-trans isomerase — translation MVSRIKIVGMIGAISIMYSCASNEFTTSSGVKVSYIKKGAPTDSVANTNQIMSLNIKWVIEKNNKELFNTSKNGIPMGIQCDTTMQKNLGKLYDVFSLLKKGDSVSFSLTAEDFYEKTIQSPLPDSVVKTDFIKFYVGVENILSREEFQQKQEAFYQQQRKKEQEMAQEMNIKDGVTIDEYLKQQNITAQTTPSQLRYVITKEGTGEKASAGKRVLVHYSGYLLDGTKFDASYDRNEPFEFILGAQQVITGWDEGIALLNKGAKATLYIPSGLGYGSRGAGGVIPPNAILKFDVELLEIK, via the coding sequence ATGGTAAGTCGTATTAAAATAGTAGGGATGATAGGAGCTATAAGTATAATGTATAGTTGTGCAAGTAATGAATTCACCACAAGCTCGGGAGTTAAAGTATCTTATATAAAAAAAGGAGCACCTACCGATTCAGTAGCAAATACTAATCAAATAATGTCTCTCAATATAAAATGGGTTATAGAGAAAAATAATAAAGAACTTTTTAACACATCTAAAAATGGTATCCCTATGGGCATACAATGTGATACTACTATGCAAAAGAATTTAGGAAAATTATATGATGTTTTTTCTCTTTTGAAAAAAGGAGATAGCGTTTCTTTCTCTCTTACAGCAGAAGACTTTTACGAAAAAACAATTCAATCCCCCCTTCCGGACTCTGTCGTAAAAACAGATTTTATTAAGTTCTATGTAGGAGTAGAAAACATACTATCCAGAGAAGAATTTCAACAAAAACAAGAAGCATTTTATCAACAGCAAAGAAAAAAAGAACAAGAAATGGCACAAGAAATGAATATAAAAGACGGAGTTACTATAGATGAATATTTAAAACAACAAAATATTACAGCACAAACTACTCCATCACAGCTGCGTTATGTAATTACAAAAGAAGGAACAGGGGAAAAAGCATCAGCAGGAAAAAGAGTATTAGTACATTATTCAGGATATTTATTAGACGGTACAAAATTTGATGCTTCGTATGATAGAAATGAACCATTCGAATTTATATTAGGAGCACAACAAGTTATAACTGGATGGGACGAAGGAATCGCTCTTTTGAATAAAGGAGCAAAAGCAACTCTTTATATTCCATCGGGATTAGGATACGGTTCAAGAGGGGCGGGTGGAGTTATTCCTCCTAATGCTATTCTTAAATTTGATGTAGAATTATTAGAAATTAAATAA
- the sucC gene encoding ADP-forming succinate--CoA ligase subunit beta, with protein sequence MNLHEYQGKTILKKYGVTVGQEFVANTPEEAVEAAKKLQDLTKTNLYVIKAQIHAGGRGKGTIKETGSKGVVLVKSIEEVKEAAKKILGGTLVTLQTGPVGKKVNKILISENVYYEGEFNPKEYYVGILLDRDKGKNVIMASTEGGINIEEVAHKTPNKIIKEWIDPGLGLTSFQARKIAFKLGLEGNAFKEMIQFLNALYNAYISIDASLFEINPVLKTSDNKIIAVDSKVTIDDNALFRHPDLASLRDETEEDPSEVEAGKSGLNYVKLDGNVGCMVNGAGLAMATMDIIKLSGGQPANFLDVGGGANAKTVEAGFRIILKDPKVKAILINIFGGIVRCDRVANGVVEAYKSIGNVKIPVIVRLQGTNAEEGSKIIQESGLKVFSAIALKDAALKVKELLA encoded by the coding sequence ATGAATTTACATGAATACCAAGGAAAAACCATACTCAAAAAGTATGGAGTAACAGTAGGACAAGAATTTGTAGCCAATACCCCTGAAGAAGCCGTTGAAGCAGCAAAAAAACTACAAGATCTTACAAAAACAAATTTGTATGTAATAAAAGCACAGATACATGCGGGCGGAAGAGGAAAAGGAACTATTAAAGAAACAGGATCTAAAGGTGTCGTATTAGTAAAGTCCATAGAAGAAGTAAAAGAAGCAGCAAAAAAAATATTAGGAGGTACGCTTGTAACTTTACAAACAGGACCAGTAGGGAAAAAAGTAAATAAAATACTCATATCCGAAAATGTTTATTACGAAGGAGAATTCAATCCAAAAGAATACTACGTAGGCATCTTATTAGATAGAGATAAAGGAAAAAATGTCATCATGGCATCTACCGAAGGAGGCATTAATATTGAAGAAGTAGCGCATAAAACCCCCAATAAAATAATAAAAGAATGGATAGATCCAGGATTAGGTCTAACATCTTTTCAAGCCCGAAAAATTGCTTTCAAATTGGGATTAGAAGGAAATGCTTTCAAAGAAATGATACAATTTTTGAACGCCTTATACAATGCTTATATATCCATAGATGCTTCTTTATTTGAAATAAATCCTGTTTTAAAAACATCAGATAACAAAATTATAGCTGTAGATTCAAAAGTAACTATAGATGATAACGCTTTATTTCGTCATCCTGATTTAGCAAGTTTGAGAGATGAAACAGAAGAAGACCCTTCCGAAGTAGAAGCAGGGAAATCTGGACTGAATTATGTAAAATTAGATGGAAATGTAGGATGCATGGTAAATGGAGCAGGATTAGCAATGGCTACTATGGACATAATTAAATTATCGGGCGGACAACCTGCTAATTTTTTAGACGTAGGTGGAGGCGCAAATGCTAAAACAGTAGAAGCCGGTTTCAGAATTATCCTGAAAGACCCAAAAGTAAAAGCTATTCTCATAAATATATTTGGAGGCATAGTCCGCTGCGATAGAGTAGCAAATGGAGTAGTAGAAGCATATAAAAGTATTGGCAACGTAAAAATCCCTGTCATTGTACGCCTCCAAGGAACTAATGCAGAAGAAGGGAGTAAAATTATTCAAGAATCAGGACTAAAAGTATTTTCTGCTATTGCTTTAAAAGACGCCGCCTTAAAAGTGAAAGAATTACTTGCATAA
- a CDS encoding AMP-binding protein produces the protein MNNNKYTWLKNYPTGVPVEINADAFHSIPDLMKECFQKYSNLPSFVNMGKEITYKDLDTYSLRFASFLQNELHLKKGERVAIQMPNLLQYPIVMFGALRAGLVVVNNNPLYTPREMQHQLNDSGAETIIILENFCANLQQIKENTKIKNIIVTEIGDMLGGFKKHIVNFVVKKVKKMVPNYNIPGIIKFENTINKKYESSFTNISIKGDDLAYLQYTGGTTGVSKGAMLTHRNIIANLEQVSAWMAISNLENGKEVVITALPLYHIFALTCNCLCMCKIGAKNILITNPRDMPNFLKELKKYPFSVITGVNTLFNGLMNQPNFLKLDFSKVKIALGGGMAVQIPTIERWKKLTNTSLIEGYGLTETSPVATANPFNGTDKPGYIGIPVPSTEVILLNDAGEEVKQGEPGEICVKGPQVMKGYWQRPEETDKVFIRGYFKTGDIGFMETDGFFKIIDRKKEMILVSGFNVYPNEIEAAISLHPKVLEVGVIGVPDLHSSEVPKAFIVKKDDSLTEQEIIAFCHKNITGYKVPKHIEFTKELPKSNVGKILRRVLKENDEKKNKYI, from the coding sequence ATGAATAATAATAAATACACATGGCTAAAGAATTATCCCACAGGAGTTCCGGTTGAAATAAATGCAGATGCTTTTCATTCTATCCCCGATCTTATGAAAGAATGTTTTCAGAAATATTCAAACCTTCCATCATTTGTAAATATGGGAAAAGAAATAACTTACAAAGATTTAGATACCTATAGTTTGAGATTCGCCTCATTTTTACAAAATGAACTCCATCTCAAAAAAGGAGAAAGAGTTGCTATTCAAATGCCAAATCTCCTTCAGTATCCAATAGTTATGTTTGGAGCTTTGCGTGCAGGATTAGTAGTAGTAAATAATAATCCTCTCTATACACCAAGAGAGATGCAACACCAACTCAATGATTCCGGAGCAGAAACTATCATTATATTAGAAAATTTTTGTGCCAATCTTCAACAAATAAAAGAAAACACAAAAATTAAAAACATTATTGTAACAGAAATAGGTGATATGCTCGGGGGTTTTAAAAAGCATATTGTAAATTTTGTAGTGAAGAAAGTAAAAAAAATGGTACCGAACTATAACATACCTGGTATTATAAAATTTGAAAATACTATCAACAAAAAATATGAGAGTTCCTTTACAAATATATCTATAAAAGGAGATGACTTAGCATATTTACAATATACAGGAGGAACTACAGGAGTTTCTAAAGGTGCTATGCTTACACATAGAAATATTATAGCTAATTTAGAACAAGTTTCGGCTTGGATGGCAATTAGTAATTTAGAAAACGGAAAAGAAGTAGTTATTACCGCTCTCCCTCTCTATCATATATTTGCTCTTACCTGTAACTGTTTGTGTATGTGTAAAATAGGAGCCAAAAATATCTTGATTACGAATCCTAGAGATATGCCCAATTTTTTAAAAGAATTAAAAAAATACCCTTTTTCAGTTATAACAGGTGTTAATACTTTATTTAACGGGCTTATGAATCAACCAAATTTTTTAAAATTAGATTTTTCAAAAGTTAAAATAGCACTCGGCGGAGGAATGGCAGTTCAAATACCAACTATTGAAAGATGGAAAAAACTTACTAATACATCTTTAATAGAAGGATATGGATTGACAGAAACTTCTCCCGTAGCTACTGCAAACCCTTTTAATGGAACAGATAAACCAGGGTATATTGGAATTCCTGTGCCAAGTACAGAAGTAATACTATTGAATGATGCCGGAGAAGAAGTAAAACAAGGGGAACCGGGGGAAATATGTGTGAAAGGACCTCAAGTTATGAAAGGTTATTGGCAAAGACCTGAAGAAACAGATAAAGTTTTTATTCGTGGGTACTTCAAAACAGGCGATATTGGTTTTATGGAAACAGATGGTTTTTTTAAAATTATAGATCGCAAAAAAGAAATGATATTAGTTTCAGGCTTTAATGTATATCCTAACGAAATAGAAGCGGCTATTTCACTCCATCCTAAAGTTTTAGAGGTGGGCGTAATCGGTGTTCCCGATTTACATTCTTCTGAAGTTCCTAAAGCATTTATAGTAAAAAAAGATGATTCTCTTACTGAACAAGAAATTATAGCATTTTGTCACAAAAATATAACAGGGTATAAAGTTCCTAAACATATAGAATTCACAAAAGAATTACCTAAAAGTAATGTAGGAAAGATTTTGAGAAGGGTATTAAAAGAAAATGATGAAAAGAAAAATAAATATATTTAA